Genomic segment of Methanofollis sp.:
AGATGGGATATCTCAGGATGGAAAAGGTGACCTTTGAATCCAGAACTCTTGAACTGTACACAATTACTCCTGCGGGCCTCGAAGAGTGGAACAAAATAAAAAAATGGCTGGACATGCTTGTGTGTGGTGATGCGTAAATGGGAGACTGGAAAAAGACGATTGCAGCATTTCGAGAGATGAATTTTTCCCTGGACAGAGACGACTTTGAGAGCAAACTGATCGCGCAGAAAACAGTTTGTCTCCTTCAGATGAAAAATGTGGATTTTCAGTATCCTTTCAATCTGTATATCAGGGGCCCTTATTCTCCGAATTTCACCAGGGATTACTACTCCCACCCACAGGAATTTAAAAAAGGAGACAGCGATGTTTCCCTCTCACCCGAAGAGACCGAAGTGGTACGCTCTCTCAATACGATATTTCAGAAAACTCCTTCTCTCCTTGAGATTGGTGCGACCTATGCCCTGCTCGTAAAAAATATGGGCAGATCCCCTGTCGAAGCACTCCGTATTGTCAAACATGAGAAGGGATTTTATCGGGACACCCAGATCGCAAAAGGAGTCTCCAAAGTCAAGGAATTTTTGTTTGAGCCGACTGCGGAAGACCTGGAGTGGCTGAGGGGTGAAGTTGGACCGATGCAGAAGGCGTCGGTTCGGTCTCTGAGGTACTGACATGGCGCTCCCCCGCCCCCGAGAGGTGTGGTTCATCGAACTTGAGGAGACCAGAGGACATGAACAGTCCGGAAATCGTCCGGTGGTTGTCCTGGCCAGATCATTCGGGATGCACGTAATCATTCCTTTTACCACATCTCACAACGCGGGGAATTTTCCTCACACTCACATGGTCGAACCTGATGGCGGAAATGGTCTTCGCAATGTAAGTTTTGCACTGTGCTTTCAGATACTCTCCCTTGATGAAGAGCGGTTCCTGAAAAAACTGGGCGTGTTATCAGAGAGCGATTTTTCCTGCATACAGGCGATACTGATGGACCTGTTCGGGTTCGATGACCAGTTCAAGGGGCCATAAAAAGCGGTGAACCCTTCCCTACTTCGTCCCACCCACCTTACGGTGGCCTCATCCTTTTCGGGAAGGACTTACTCACATGCATACCTACTCTTAGCGTCTATTTTGATTTTTCCTTCAAAGTCTCCTGGGCGGGTAATATATGGAGAGACTGATAGCCCGCCATGCTCTGTCCTCCCTGACATTCCCCCTCAAGGGATGGGTGAGCATCTCTGTC
This window contains:
- a CDS encoding type II toxin-antitoxin system PemK/MazF family toxin; amino-acid sequence: MALPRPREVWFIELEETRGHEQSGNRPVVVLARSFGMHVIIPFTTSHNAGNFPHTHMVEPDGGNGLRNVSFALCFQILSLDEERFLKKLGVLSESDFSCIQAILMDLFGFDDQFKGP